One segment of Pseudobythopirellula maris DNA contains the following:
- a CDS encoding cupin domain-containing protein, whose amino-acid sequence MPRLIETPQVITAAGEPPKRIEEYAGRVATGHTGVSVARMVSPSGWSEPFQSPEFEEITVVLRGVLRVESDAGVLEVAAGQAVVASPGERVRYSTPGPEGAEYLAVCLPAFTPDTVHREDEGA is encoded by the coding sequence ATGCCCCGACTGATCGAAACGCCCCAGGTAATCACCGCCGCCGGCGAGCCGCCCAAGCGGATCGAGGAGTACGCCGGCCGCGTGGCCACCGGCCACACGGGTGTGAGCGTCGCGCGGATGGTCTCCCCCTCGGGCTGGAGCGAGCCGTTCCAATCGCCCGAGTTTGAGGAGATCACGGTGGTGCTCCGCGGCGTGCTGCGGGTCGAGTCGGACGCGGGAGTGCTGGAGGTCGCCGCCGGCCAGGCGGTCGTCGCGAGCCCCGGCGAGCGGGTCCGCTACAGCACCCCGGGCCCCGAGGGAGCCGAGTACCTAGCCGTCTGTCTGCCCGCCTTCACGCCAGACACGGTTCACCGCGAGGACGAGGGGGCGTAA
- a CDS encoding PEP-CTERM sorting domain-containing protein codes for MSLRYLTTTLAAFALVAALASSAQAVAWVSTADGGADTSIQNDCQGATGIDCGVDPDGRAHTVYGAGSSAEFRRLDDVRQKLVLLKFDISTLDASSYADAVLRLDINHNRTRTYRVYGIGEDYDDWDESITSYSNAPGILQPDQGGSAYGSAGNNFLDASELYLPGAPNPQRPNPFQLGTIGYIDTRSLPGGRGAVMSDPFNLDLEDFLNADTDGFVSFLIFLDASDGAPAGNVATKETTGNILAAPALGVLPAFLVPEPSTALLALAGVMGLMARRRS; via the coding sequence ATGAGTTTGAGATACCTCACCACCACCCTAGCGGCGTTCGCCCTGGTTGCGGCGCTCGCTTCCAGCGCTCAGGCCGTCGCCTGGGTGTCGACCGCCGACGGCGGCGCCGACACCTCGATCCAGAACGACTGCCAAGGCGCCACCGGCATTGACTGCGGCGTCGATCCCGACGGCCGCGCCCACACCGTCTATGGGGCCGGCTCGTCCGCCGAGTTCCGCCGCCTGGACGATGTTCGCCAGAAGCTTGTCCTGCTGAAGTTCGACATCTCGACACTCGACGCATCGAGCTACGCTGACGCGGTGCTGCGGCTTGACATCAATCATAACCGCACACGGACTTACCGTGTCTACGGCATCGGCGAAGACTACGACGATTGGGACGAATCGATCACGAGCTACTCGAACGCCCCGGGCATCCTGCAACCGGACCAAGGCGGCAGCGCTTACGGTTCGGCCGGTAACAACTTCCTCGACGCCTCCGAACTCTACTTGCCCGGAGCGCCGAACCCGCAGCGGCCCAATCCGTTCCAGCTCGGCACGATTGGGTACATCGACACCCGGAGCCTACCGGGCGGTCGAGGCGCGGTCATGTCGGACCCGTTTAATCTTGATCTTGAAGATTTCTTGAACGCCGACACCGACGGGTTTGTCAGCTTCTTGATCTTCCTCGACGCCAGCGACGGTGCGCCGGCTGGCAACGTCGCGACTAAGGAAACGACTGGCAACATCTTGGCCGCCCCGGCTCTGGGCGTGCTGCCGGCGTTCCTCGTGCCGGAGCCGTCGACGGCTCTGCTGGCCCTGGCTGGCGTGATGGGCCTGATGGCTCGTCGCCGCAGCTGA
- a CDS encoding beta strand repeat-containing protein, which translates to MDRIASRLGLFLLGAAIAATPAALLAQNGTWDGGTLGVWSNSGDWQGGTIANGAGNTASFTATDVDTVEMFNSFGDTFFRNGVDLNSSRTLGHLVFSDSNPATGGGYEVFTSTPNSTFSGTTLTLSDGASSPTITVNPLGPFDTSTLSGATPTIVDDVIFRPYLSGTNGFTKLGGGVLTLAGEADGANSVGNNLKGVVEIAEGTLRIAETFSYYDFTNLVEPAAQSIDAFNLQDGGTLDLGNNVFASRVTSSPGATVNVVGGTGSVINNFSPAAGTTLNLHVENRGDGDSEFTADTFTAQGDWAPDETGGFDTINLSGVAGDMGETTIFRVRPNVNSNAFFMDSFAQTVINLDTITTIVRTNSFGNDFPIGEVHGQASSNISGGVAIGGVARYHIGGLNTDSTHAGRITSGTGGLDLYKEGTGTLTLSGSLEYRPVNNEEGTPPDRGQAVQPDRRGGITTVVAGTLALTGDAQLPAGRNDVGTSTNLGLLYSTVDIQAGATLDVSGTTGNSTAALQQVIGAGTIAGNYVHGDGRLAPADDNVGTSATLTHIGGAINFANNLTINGGEILYDVDTSVGGTNDLIQVAGSTTVGGSVEVNPTFLDSIPTSGQYTLLTSAGGISGSLAGWSVAWPGRGADPVVTQSGNSLVFNAIPVSGANIVWTGSVNSDWDVETTSNFTNGGSPDQFFDGDIVTFNGGGPSTVNISEDIKPSEIIVSSGSYTFEGPGAITGFATLTKNGGGTLTIARNNTYNGPTVINGGVVDIQGNLGALGTGAITLNGGTIVTNAAQLAPITNSQLVVVGTGNSIIFNGLLTTPLNDPVATPSLAGAGELLLTTEEEPGRIADLGNDSTAFTGVLSIAPTGLATTFNVRIPAGVGFGMPNGTLDLADGVTMLSRRNTSAVTEIGALTGEEGSTIGGWAGGGTAPTVNLQLGAANVSVATFEGAVVDSGSEEAPIPTNIFKVGSGVQNLFGENTFTGNVTVEEGTLAFDSATLADTSTVSLFTGGVLGLMHGVTDVVDMLFIDGAPAAVGTWGGAGSGAANISSLFTGSGILDVTSTFVLAGDYNNNGVVDAADFTVWRDNLNTATVLDNDPIGGTIGTAQYDQWVNNFGNVLPNFSVATAVPEPGSLAGLALLIASSLAGVRRRS; encoded by the coding sequence ATGGATCGCATCGCATCTCGTCTCGGTTTGTTCTTGCTGGGCGCCGCCATCGCGGCCACGCCAGCAGCTCTGCTCGCCCAGAACGGCACTTGGGACGGAGGCACCTTGGGCGTTTGGAGCAACTCGGGCGACTGGCAAGGGGGAACCATCGCCAACGGCGCCGGCAACACCGCTTCCTTCACCGCGACAGACGTCGACACGGTCGAGATGTTCAACTCGTTCGGCGACACCTTCTTCCGCAACGGCGTCGACCTCAACTCGAGCCGCACACTCGGGCATCTCGTTTTCTCGGACTCCAACCCCGCGACCGGCGGCGGTTACGAAGTCTTCACCTCGACCCCGAACAGCACTTTCTCTGGCACCACGCTCACGCTTAGTGATGGTGCTTCTTCGCCTACGATCACGGTGAACCCTTTGGGGCCGTTCGACACCTCCACTTTATCGGGCGCGACGCCCACGATCGTCGACGACGTGATCTTCCGGCCTTACCTGTCGGGCACGAACGGCTTTACCAAGCTCGGCGGTGGTGTCCTGACCCTAGCGGGCGAGGCCGACGGCGCGAACTCGGTGGGCAACAACCTGAAGGGCGTGGTTGAGATCGCCGAGGGTACGCTCCGCATCGCCGAGACCTTCAGCTACTACGACTTCACCAACCTAGTGGAGCCCGCCGCCCAATCGATCGACGCCTTCAATCTGCAGGACGGCGGCACGCTGGACCTTGGCAACAACGTGTTCGCCAGCCGCGTCACCTCGTCCCCCGGCGCCACGGTCAACGTGGTCGGCGGAACCGGCTCAGTGATCAACAACTTCTCCCCCGCCGCAGGCACCACGCTGAACTTGCACGTCGAGAATCGCGGCGACGGCGACTCCGAATTCACCGCCGACACCTTCACCGCCCAGGGCGATTGGGCGCCCGATGAGACCGGCGGGTTCGATACGATCAACCTCTCCGGCGTAGCGGGCGACATGGGCGAGACCACGATTTTCCGCGTACGTCCCAACGTCAACTCCAACGCCTTTTTCATGGACAGCTTCGCCCAGACGGTGATCAATCTCGATACGATCACCACGATCGTGCGGACCAACTCTTTCGGCAACGACTTTCCCATCGGCGAGGTGCATGGCCAAGCGAGCTCGAACATCTCGGGCGGCGTGGCCATCGGCGGCGTGGCTCGCTACCACATCGGCGGCCTGAACACCGACTCCACCCACGCCGGCCGCATCACTTCGGGCACCGGCGGCCTCGACCTGTACAAGGAAGGAACCGGAACGCTGACGCTCTCCGGATCCCTTGAGTACCGCCCCGTTAACAACGAAGAGGGAACGCCTCCAGACCGGGGCCAGGCGGTGCAGCCAGACCGCCGCGGCGGCATCACCACCGTGGTCGCCGGCACACTGGCCCTCACCGGCGACGCGCAGTTGCCCGCCGGACGTAACGACGTCGGCACTTCTACGAACCTGGGTCTACTCTACTCGACGGTCGATATCCAAGCCGGCGCCACGCTCGACGTGTCGGGCACAACCGGCAACTCGACCGCAGCCTTGCAGCAGGTCATCGGAGCCGGCACCATCGCCGGCAACTATGTGCACGGCGACGGTCGACTGGCGCCCGCCGACGACAACGTTGGCACCAGCGCCACGCTGACCCACATCGGCGGTGCGATCAACTTCGCCAACAATCTCACGATCAACGGCGGCGAGATCCTCTACGACGTCGACACCTCCGTCGGCGGCACGAACGACTTGATCCAGGTGGCCGGATCGACCACCGTGGGCGGATCCGTGGAGGTCAACCCAACCTTCCTCGATTCGATCCCGACCAGCGGCCAGTACACGCTGCTCACCTCCGCAGGCGGCATCAGCGGCAGCCTCGCCGGCTGGAGTGTCGCCTGGCCCGGCCGCGGCGCCGACCCGGTTGTTACTCAGTCGGGCAACTCGCTCGTCTTCAACGCGATCCCGGTTTCCGGCGCCAACATCGTCTGGACCGGTTCGGTCAACAGCGATTGGGACGTCGAGACGACAAGCAACTTCACCAACGGTGGCAGCCCCGATCAGTTCTTCGACGGCGACATCGTCACCTTTAATGGTGGCGGCCCCTCGACTGTCAACATCTCCGAAGACATCAAGCCGAGCGAGATTATCGTTTCCTCGGGCAGCTACACGTTCGAAGGCCCCGGCGCCATCACCGGTTTCGCGACGCTCACTAAGAACGGCGGCGGCACCCTGACGATCGCTCGCAACAACACATACAACGGCCCCACGGTCATCAACGGCGGCGTTGTCGATATCCAGGGCAATCTCGGCGCCCTCGGCACCGGCGCGATCACCCTCAACGGCGGCACGATCGTCACCAACGCCGCTCAGCTCGCCCCGATCACCAACTCGCAGCTGGTCGTCGTCGGCACGGGCAACTCGATCATTTTCAACGGTTTGCTGACAACGCCGCTCAACGACCCGGTAGCAACCCCCTCGCTTGCCGGCGCCGGCGAGTTGCTTCTCACGACCGAAGAGGAGCCGGGCCGCATCGCCGACCTCGGCAACGACAGCACCGCGTTCACCGGCGTCTTATCGATCGCTCCCACCGGGCTGGCCACGACGTTCAACGTTCGCATCCCGGCCGGAGTTGGATTCGGCATGCCCAATGGCACGCTCGACCTCGCCGACGGCGTCACGATGCTCAGCCGTCGCAACACGAGCGCGGTGACCGAGATCGGCGCCCTGACGGGCGAGGAGGGGTCAACCATCGGCGGCTGGGCCGGCGGCGGCACCGCCCCGACGGTCAACCTGCAACTCGGCGCCGCCAACGTTTCAGTCGCCACTTTCGAGGGCGCCGTGGTCGACAGCGGCTCGGAAGAGGCCCCTATCCCGACCAACATCTTCAAGGTCGGTTCGGGCGTCCAGAACCTCTTCGGCGAGAACACCTTCACCGGCAACGTTACCGTAGAAGAGGGCACGCTCGCTTTTGACTCGGCTACCCTCGCCGACACCTCGACGGTTTCGCTCTTCACGGGGGGCGTGTTGGGTCTGATGCACGGCGTGACCGACGTCGTTGACATGCTCTTCATCGACGGCGCGCCGGCAGCCGTTGGCACCTGGGGCGGCGCGGGCTCGGGCGCCGCAAACATCTCTTCGTTGTTCACCGGCAGCGGCATCCTCGATGTCACGAGCACCTTTGTGCTGGCCGGTGACTACAACAACAATGGGGTCGTCGACGCGGCCGACTTCACCGTTTGGCGTGACAACCTCAACACCGCCACCGTGCTGGACAACGACCCGATCGGCGGCACGATCGGCACGGCCCAGTACGACCAGTGGGTCAACAACTTCGGCAATGTCTTGCCGAACTTCTCGGTCGCGACCGCCGTTCCCGAGCCCGGCTCGCTGGCCGGTCTCGCCTTGCTGATTGCCTCGAGCCTCGCCGGCGTTCGGCGTCGCTCCTGA
- a CDS encoding BTAD domain-containing putative transcriptional regulator: MGLLDKTNPRATPESVRLHAVIGGVLGFVACVAYFLIWGPEYAGWPLLTPIAALLGAALLALIEWQVDDVLDASEIIREVEVAFGMTLSDSDCENIFVVGDLHRAVLAAVRRQDEAADEEEVWRRLHAILVRELGIEPERITRSTDFHSDLGVG, from the coding sequence GTGGGTCTGCTCGACAAGACCAACCCGCGCGCCACGCCCGAGAGCGTCCGCCTCCACGCGGTGATCGGCGGCGTGCTCGGCTTTGTCGCGTGCGTCGCGTACTTCCTGATCTGGGGCCCCGAATACGCTGGCTGGCCTTTGCTAACGCCTATCGCCGCCCTACTGGGGGCGGCGCTGCTGGCGCTGATCGAGTGGCAGGTTGACGACGTACTAGACGCCTCCGAGATCATCCGCGAAGTTGAAGTCGCGTTCGGGATGACGCTCTCGGATTCCGACTGCGAGAACATATTTGTGGTGGGAGACCTCCACCGAGCGGTCCTTGCCGCGGTTCGTCGCCAGGACGAGGCCGCCGACGAAGAGGAAGTTTGGCGTCGGCTCCACGCGATCCTGGTCCGAGAATTGGGTATCGAGCCTGAACGAATCACACGGTCGACCGATTTCCACTCCGACCTCGGGGTGGGGTGA
- a CDS encoding glycoside hydrolase family 28 protein, protein MRRSLAALAALLVAFSALTVGRADAADAVITDFGVQAGESDRVQTVALQRAIDETSAGGGGRLTVPEGEFRTGALDLKAGVELHLAEGAVLLGSDDIADFPIRQTRIEGKVQPWVPAVLNAKGLSGVRVTGPGTLDGDGKPYWTAFWKRRAENRKCTNLEVHRPRLMYFESCDDVEVIDLNLRNSGFWNLHVYKCAGVRIEGVSIRAPHGDPPRITGDDQPWDEVSIDRAPSSDGIDVDSCQSVVIRDCVISVGDDCIALKGTKGPRAMEDEASPPVENILIEGCDFQSGHGVMTCGSEATIVRNVVVRDCKVGPGVPVCRLKLRPDTPQRYENLLFDGLTLDGAQSLFDVKPWRQFYDPQGMAPPKSEVRNVVLRNITGSLRSLGDLRGNRGDSIENVTLSNIELITDRGDLRVGEVVGLRYVGVVINGDEIEAPDSE, encoded by the coding sequence ATGCGCCGTTCACTGGCCGCTCTCGCTGCGTTGCTCGTCGCTTTCTCTGCTCTCACGGTCGGCCGGGCCGATGCGGCCGACGCCGTGATCACCGACTTCGGCGTCCAAGCGGGCGAGTCCGATCGGGTACAAACGGTCGCGTTGCAGCGTGCCATCGACGAGACCTCGGCCGGCGGCGGCGGGCGGCTCACCGTGCCCGAGGGCGAGTTCCGCACCGGGGCGCTCGACCTTAAGGCGGGCGTCGAGCTCCACCTGGCCGAGGGCGCTGTGCTGCTGGGGTCGGACGACATCGCCGACTTCCCGATCCGCCAAACGCGGATCGAGGGCAAGGTGCAGCCGTGGGTCCCGGCGGTCCTCAACGCCAAGGGCCTCAGCGGCGTGCGCGTCACCGGCCCCGGCACTCTCGACGGCGACGGCAAGCCGTACTGGACCGCCTTCTGGAAACGCCGGGCCGAGAATCGCAAGTGCACGAACCTCGAGGTCCACCGGCCTCGGCTGATGTACTTCGAGTCGTGCGACGACGTCGAAGTGATCGATCTCAACCTACGCAACTCCGGTTTCTGGAACCTGCACGTTTACAAGTGCGCCGGCGTGCGGATCGAGGGCGTTTCGATCCGCGCCCCGCACGGCGACCCGCCCCGCATCACCGGCGACGACCAGCCGTGGGACGAGGTCTCGATCGACCGGGCGCCGAGTTCCGACGGCATCGATGTGGACAGCTGCCAGAGTGTCGTGATCCGCGACTGCGTGATCTCGGTCGGCGACGACTGTATCGCCCTGAAAGGGACGAAGGGCCCGCGCGCCATGGAGGACGAGGCCAGCCCGCCGGTCGAGAATATCCTGATCGAGGGCTGCGACTTCCAGAGCGGCCACGGCGTGATGACCTGCGGCAGCGAGGCGACGATCGTCCGCAACGTCGTGGTGCGCGACTGCAAGGTCGGCCCCGGGGTGCCGGTCTGCCGGCTGAAGCTCAGGCCCGACACGCCGCAAAGGTACGAGAACCTGCTGTTCGACGGCCTGACGCTCGACGGCGCCCAGTCGCTGTTCGACGTGAAGCCGTGGCGGCAGTTCTACGACCCGCAGGGCATGGCGCCGCCGAAGTCCGAGGTGCGCAACGTCGTGCTCCGCAACATCACCGGCTCGCTCCGCTCGCTGGGCGACCTGCGCGGCAACCGGGGCGACTCGATCGAGAACGTCACGCTCTCGAACATCGAGCTCATCACCGACCGTGGCGACCTGCGAGTCGGCGAAGTCGTGGGGCTGCGGTACGTGGGGGTCGTGATCAATGGCGACGAGATCGAGGCGCCTGATTCCGAGTAA